In Bubalus bubalis isolate 160015118507 breed Murrah chromosome 3, NDDB_SH_1, whole genome shotgun sequence, a genomic segment contains:
- the ZFAND5 gene encoding AN1-type zinc finger protein 5 codes for MAQETNQTPGPMLCSTGCGFYGNPRTNGMCSVCYKEHLQRQQNSGRMSPMGTASGSNSPTSDSASVQRADASLNNCEGAAGSTSEKSRNMPVAALPVTQQMTEMSISREDKVTTPKTEVSEPVVTQPSPSVSQPSTSQSEEKAPELPKPKKNRCFMCRKKVGLTGFDCRCGNLFCGLHRYSDKHNCPYDYKAEAAAKIRKENPVVVAEKIQRI; via the exons ATGGCTCAGGAGACTAACCAGACCCCAGGGCCCATGCTGTGTAGTACAGGATGTGGCTTTTATGGAAATCCTAGGACAAATGGAATGTGTTCTGTTTGCTACAAAGAACATCTTCAGAGGCAGCAGAATAGTGGCAGAATGAGCCCAATGG GGACAGCTAGTGGTTCCAACAGTCCTACCTCAGATTCTGCATCTGTACAAAGAGCAGACGCTAGTTTAAACAACTGTGAAGGTGCTGCTGGCAGCACATCTGAAAAATCAAG AAATATGCCTGTGGCTGCCTTGCCTGTAACTCAGCAAATGACAGAAATGAGCATTTCAAGAGAGGACAAAGTAACTACCCCGAAAACAGAGGTGTCAGAGCCAG TTGTCACTCAGCCCAGTCCTTCGGTTTCTCAGCCCAGTACTTCTCAAAGTGAAGAAAAAGCTCCTGAGTTGCCCAAACCAAAGAAGAACAGGTGTTTCATGTGCAGAAAGAAAGTTGGCCTTACAG GGTTTGACTGCCGATGTGGAAATTTGTTTTGTGGACTTCACCGTTACTCTGACAAGCACAACTGTCCATATGATTACAAAGCAGAAGCTGCagcaaaaatcagaaaagagaatCCAGTTGTTGTGGCTGAAAAAATTCAGAGAATATAA